In the genome of Acidimicrobiales bacterium, one region contains:
- a CDS encoding transposase — translation MFRSEGIRIIKTPVRAPRANAFVERLVGTVRRECLDRLLIFGPRHLEQVLIEYIAHYNDHRPHRALDQRAPGCLGLTPASIHDPEPKRMGRTEILGGLIHEYRLVA, via the coding sequence GTGTTCCGCTCCGAGGGCATCCGCATCATCAAGACCCCGGTGCGAGCTCCGCGTGCGAACGCGTTCGTCGAAAGACTCGTGGGCACCGTTCGCCGAGAGTGCCTGGACAGGCTTCTCATCTTCGGCCCTCGCCATCTCGAACAGGTTCTGATCGAATACATCGCTCACTACAACGATCACCGCCCGCACCGCGCTCTGGATCAGCGGGCACCAGGATGCCTGGGTCTGACGCCGGCTTCGATCCACGATCCGGAGCCGAAGCGAATGGGAAGAACGGAAATCCTGGGAGGACTCATCCACGAGTACCGGCTCGTGGCGTGA
- a CDS encoding type II toxin-antitoxin system PemK/MazF family toxin: protein MQRGEIWFAATPGGDRPVLVLTRDPVADRIQSVVVAALTRTKRDLVSELELTVIADGVPSDCVVNFDNLHTLPRPLFRRRVSTLSPSRMAQACGVMKDAMGC, encoded by the coding sequence ATGCAACGGGGTGAGATCTGGTTTGCCGCCACGCCTGGAGGAGATCGACCGGTGTTAGTCCTGACGAGAGACCCGGTCGCTGATCGCATCCAGTCGGTCGTGGTGGCAGCATTGACTCGTACGAAACGGGACCTGGTTTCCGAACTGGAACTAACTGTCATCGCCGACGGAGTTCCCAGTGACTGTGTCGTAAACTTCGACAACCTCCATACTCTGCCCAGACCGCTATTTCGGCGCCGCGTATCGACCCTGTCCCCGAGTCGCATGGCTCAAGCATGTGGTGTGATGAAGGACGCGATGGGCTGCTGA
- a CDS encoding ribbon-helix-helix domain-containing protein yields the protein MTMISFRVSESEAAEAQRRAQQLGVDRSELLRDALHRYLVRLASEDDAKTWDQLPPTSAEQVLAEVADWGPAEDWSDWADATG from the coding sequence ATGACGATGATCAGTTTTCGGGTCAGCGAGAGCGAAGCCGCGGAGGCCCAACGACGGGCGCAGCAGTTGGGCGTGGACCGCTCCGAGCTCCTCAGAGATGCCCTCCACCGGTACCTGGTGAGGCTGGCGAGCGAGGACGACGCCAAGACATGGGACCAGTTGCCGCCGACCTCCGCGGAGCAAGTCCTTGCCGAAGTTGCAGACTGGGGTCCGGCTGAGGACTGGTCGGACTGGGCTGATGCAACGGGGTGA
- a CDS encoding transposase: MQTLRALVHNLSKALVESTNTKSRVLHRMAFGFKKPEHLIALALLDRGGYCPPLPGRQAA; encoded by the coding sequence ATTCAGACACTACGGGCGCTCGTCCACAACCTGTCGAAGGCGCTGGTCGAATCGACGAACACCAAGAGCCGCGTCCTTCACCGCATGGCCTTTGGGTTCAAGAAGCCCGAGCACCTGATCGCCCTGGCGCTGCTCGATCGGGGCGGATACTGCCCGCCGCTGCCGGGGCGTCAAGCGGCGTGA